The DNA window TCGGCAGCGGGCGCATGCCCGCGGCCAAGCCGGCGGCGCGTTTGAACACGGCGGACATCATTCTGGCGGCGGTCGCGCAATCGGCCGGCTGTTTGCGGTTTGAAGATTTCACGCCTCTGCCGTGCGGCGACCCGAACTGCGCCACGATCGGTTATTTGTTGAAGCTGGACGGTCAGGTGCGGTCGGTGAGCGACTTCGTTGATTTTGCGAACGTGCAGGATTTTCTGGGCACGAAGGTGCGCTACCGGCTGGAGGACTTGATGAAGTGCGGATGCGAATCCGAGCCGCTGGGCGACCTGCTCAAGCAATTCGAGCTGGACGAGACGCACACGTTCCGGCTGTTCATCAAGCCCTTCATGGACGCGTTGACGTGGGACGAGGATCGCATTGACCGCTGTTGCACGCACGTCATCCGGCCGGACGGAAAGCTGGATTCGTTCTGCCGTTACTACTCCGGATTCGCCGATTGCCGATGAATGTCTCCACTGCCTACGGCTGGCTGATGCTTGCGGGCATCGGCGTCAGCATTGGGCTGTGGACGCGCGTGGCGCGGCGGGATGCGCGGCTCGTGGTAATTTACGTGGCGGCGCTGGCGGGCGCCTTTCTGGGGGCCAAACTGGTCTATCTCGCGGCGGAAGGCTGGCTGCACTGGCACGACGCCAATCGCTGGCTCGTGCTGGCCACTGGCAAAAGCATCACGGGCGCGCTGCTCGGGGGTTACGCGGGCGTCGAAATCGCCAAGCGGCTGGTGGCCCATTCCGGCGCGACGGGCGACTGGTTCGCGGTCATCGCGCCGCTGGGCATCATGCTGGGCCGCGTGGGCTGCCTCTTGCACGGCTGTTGCCTGGGCCGCGTGTGTGCGCCGGCGTGGTATGCCGTGGGGGACACGG is part of the Verrucomicrobiia bacterium genome and encodes:
- a CDS encoding prolipoprotein diacylglyceryl transferase family protein; amino-acid sequence: MNVSTAYGWLMLAGIGVSIGLWTRVARRDARLVVIYVAALAGAFLGAKLVYLAAEGWLHWHDANRWLVLATGKSITGALLGGYAGVEIAKRLVAHSGATGDWFAVIAPLGIMLGRVGCLLHGCCLGRVCAPAWYAVGDTAGVARWPAAATELLFNALMLGTVLWLRRRRIFSGQHFHLYLMAYGAFRFAHEFWRDTPQILGPLTGYQMAALALLALGAVRFLQRRSAAVAGGSRASPIEAAGPVR